GTGCCGCGCGCGCGGCGCCAGCGCGGCGAGCAAGGCCGCGGTGGCCGCGCGCGCGAGGCCACGCCCGCGCCGCGCCGGCCGCGTGGCGATGTTCCCCAGCATCGCCACGCCTTCGATCTGACTGTACACGTGTACACCCGCTGCGCTGGCCAGCGCGCCGCCGGCCTCCATGCCGAAGAAGAGCCCGCGCGTGAGCTGCACGGGCCCCAAGTAGCCTTCGGGATAGGCCTCGGCGTAGAGGGCGGCGAGCTGCGGCAGATCGGCGGCGCCGAGGCGCCGCGCCCGCGCGGCCTCGGCGGGCGCGGCTCCGCCCGGGAAGCCCGACCAGAGCATGCGGCGAAACGCGCCGTGGCGCTCCACGCGCCGCACGCCCTCGAGCAGCGCCAGGTCTTCAGCAAAGGCATGGATGAAGCCGGCCGGCGGCAGGAGCGGCAGCGCGGCCGCGAAGCGCTGGCCGAGCGCACCCGCGTC
Above is a window of bacterium DNA encoding:
- a CDS encoding GNAT family N-acetyltransferase, whose translation is MRRRRGAVSWQRLADDARIRAFCARDPGRYLFHLGDLDPPQRPQAEFFAWGEPLEALLLLYHGLSVPALIAFGDAGALGQRFAAALPLLPPAGFIHAFAEDLALLEGVRRVERHGAFRRMLWSGFPGGAAPAEAARARRLGAADLPQLAALYAEAYPEGYLGPVQLTRGLFFGMEAGGALASAAGVHVYSQIEGVAMLGNIATRPARRGRGLARAATAALLAALAPRARHIGLNVRADNAPALRLYERLGFRTEFVYEEGRFGPPG